Proteins from a single region of Primulina tabacum isolate GXHZ01 chromosome 5, ASM2559414v2, whole genome shotgun sequence:
- the LOC142544476 gene encoding uncharacterized protein LOC142544476 — protein sequence MARAIPDPDSDPPGSGPWLEKTLARLVYKKPRIEPLAQSPDLHGPHGGLFDFRDVTLQTCDPGWSWRYVTPGQRQWYWEKFCLRYRWTADIDTQVRELWLRNTVTLYRRTIHGWRSRDQHPQTVTPERWAAWTAAWQQQDWQDRAAKNKSNRNSEPVGVGTGTSKHIAGAKTYNAHGQDLQARHGRHPTSWELYVHTHRHGDGSFVDTRSHLIHENMERYMAQSITPAEDGSEPDVPSPQSVNSMFKNVVGAKKKGRMYGCGSMASTFYPNEMAPGRRGGSSDVGPSSESQ from the exons ATGGCTCGAGCCATTCCAGACCctgactcagacccaccagggtctggtccatggcTGGAGAAGACTCTCGCACGACTGGTGTACAAGAAACCAAGGATCGAACCACTAGCACAAAGCCCCGATCTACATGGCCCTCACG GTGGACTTTttgattttcgggacgttacactgCAGACATGTGATCCTGGCTGGTCGTGGAGGTATGTGACACCTGGCCAGCGGCAATGGTACTGGGAGAAGTTCTGT TTGAGGTATAGATGGACAGCTGACATTGATACTCAGGTACGAGAGTTGTGGTTACGTAACACTGTCACCCTATACCGCCGGACCATTCATGGCTGGAGGAGCAGGGACCAGCATCCACAGACGGTCACGCCTGAGAGATGGGCTGCTTGGACTGCTGCATGGCAGCAGCAGGATTGGCAGGACAGAGCCGCCAAGAACAAGTCGAACAGGAACAGCGAGCCTGTAGGGGTAGGTACAGGGACGTCGAAGCACATTGCAGGTGCGAAGACATACAACGCTCACGGGCAGGATCTG caAGCACGACATGGCAGACATCCAACGTCATGGGAGCTATACGTTCACACACATCGACATGGAGATGGATCTTTCGTTGACACGCGATCCCACCTGATCCAC GAGAACATGGAGCGCTACATGGCTCAGTCGATAACTCCCGCAGAGGATGGATCAGAGCCTGATGTCCCCAGCCCACAGTCGGTAAACAGCATGTTCAAGAATGTGGTTGGGGCGAAGAAGAAGGGGAGGATGTACGGGTGTGGGTCCATGGCCAGCACCTTCTATCCCAATGAGATGGCTCCGGGTCGACGTGGTGGGTCATCGGATGTCGGTCCATCGTCTGAGTCCCAGTAG